Genomic segment of Sodaliphilus pleomorphus:
ATGCGGTATCCGGTGGGCAAAGTGAGTGTGCTGTCGAGTGCCTTCTTGATGTCGCCCACCACTGTCGAAATGTCGCGGCCACGCACGTTGAGCCCCACATAGGTGCGGCGCGATGACCTGTCGCGCGATATCTGCATGGGCCCCGGGGCGTAGCTTATGTTGGCTATTTCGTTCAGTGGGATTTGCTGTCCCGATGGCGTGTCGACATACAACAGTTTCAAGTCGTCGATACTCTGCCGGTAGGGCTGGCTCAGTCTCAAAACCAGGTCAAAGCGTTTCTCGCCTTCCTGTACCTCGCCGGCTTTGGCTCCTGCAAAACCGGTGCTCACACTCTGATTTATCTTTTCAATGTCGAGCCCGTATTGCGCAAGTTTCTTGCGGTCGTAGTTTATCGTGATCTGGGGCAAGCCTGCGGCGCGTTCCAGAGCCACGTCCTTGGCTCCAGGCACTTGGCTAATGATGGCTTGCATGCGCTCGCCTATGGCATTGAGCGAGTCGAGGTTCTCGCCATAGAGCACGACGGCCACATCCTCGCGTACGCCAGTGAGCAACTCGTTGAAGCGCAACTCTACTGGCTGACTGAACGAGAATGTGAGGCCAGGCAGACTTGATAGACGCTTCTCTATCTTGGCAATGAGTTCCTTTTTGGTTTTGGCGCTTTTCCACCTGCGCCTGTCTTTCTCCAGAATGATGAAGCTGTCGGTATAATCGAAACCCATGGGGTCGGTAGGAATGTCGGCTACGCCTATTCGGGCACACACCGTCTTAATCTCGGGGAACGATGCCAAAAGCACACGTTCCACTTCCTGTTCACGCTTTATCGTTTCACTGAGTGAACTGCCTGGACGCAAAAAAGTCTGCATCGCGATATCTCCCTCGTCGAGGCTAGGGATGAACTCGCTCCCCATGCGGCTCAGCATGATACCGCTGCCAGCCAGAAGGATTGCTGAGACAGCCAGAGTCGACACCTTGTGCTTCATTGCACACTTTAGTACGGGGTGATAGATGCTGTAGAGCATGCTCATAACGCCGTGGCTTGCACGTTCCAGACACAACTCAACACGTGTCAGCCACATCCACCGGCGCCCAAGAGGCCGCATAGAAAGCGTTGTAACCATAGGAACATAGGTGAGGCATAGCAAGATGGCGCCAAGCAGGGCAAACGAGAAGGTGAACGCCATGGGACGGAACATCTTGCCACTCACCCCTTCCAGAAAGAGAATAGGAGCGAAGACGACAAGAATGATCATTTGACCGAAAAAAGCAGAGTGCATCATGGTACTGGCAGCCTTGTTGGTCAACTGGTTCATCTCGTTCTGGCTGAGACTGGCAATGCGGCAATCTTTCCCCTTCAAGTGTTTGGTAAGCTCGTGCACGGTGCCCTCAACGATAATTACGGCTCCGTCAACGATGATGCCAAAGTCGATCGCGCCTAAGCTCATCAAGTTGGCACCTACACCGAAAATGCGCATGAGAATGAATGCAAACAGGAGCGACAACGGAATAACCGATGCTGTGACCAGTCCGCCTCGCAGACTTCCCAGCAACACAACAAGCACAAAGATAACGATGAGTGCCCCCTCGGTAAGGTTGCTGGCTATAGTCGACGTAGTGCGCTCGATGAGCTGAGACCGGTCGAGAAACGGCTTGATCTGGACACCTGGCGGCAGTGTGCGCTGTATCTCACTCAGCCTTGATTTCACTTTACCTATGACTTCGGCAGAATTGGCTCCCTTAAGCATGAGTATGGTGCCGCCCACGGCCTCATGACCATCTTGCGTGAAAGCCCCGTAACGCATAGGCGAGCCATAGTGCACCTCGTCGGCAGCATCTCCTATGGTGATGGGGACTCCACTGGTGTTTTTCACCACAATGTTTTTAATGTCGTCAAGACTCTTTATAATGCCATCGCCGCGTATGAAGTTAGCCTTATGGTCTTTCTCAATATAGGCCCCACCAGTATTGATATTGTTTTTATGCAGGGCTTCGAAGAGCTCGTTTATGCTCACGTGCAAGGCGTTGAGCTTTGCTGGCGAGAATGCGATCTCATATTGTTTCACACTTCCGCCGAAGGAGTTTACTTCGACCACACCTGGTATCATGATCAGTTGGCGTTTAACCGTCCAGTCTTGCAGTGTACGCAGTTCCTGAGCAGTATAAATGCCGGTGTCGGCAATGAGGGTGTATTGAAGAATTTCTCCCAGGCCTGTGCTAATAGGGCCCATTTCGGGTGTGCCAAAGCCCTCGGGGATGTTATCTTTCACCTCATTGAGCTTCTCTTGCACGAGCTGTCGGGGCAAGTAGGTGCCCATTTTCTCTTTAAAAATGACGGTGACCACCGAGAGGCCGAAACGCGAAATGCTGCGCAGGTCTTCCACACCAGGAAGGTTGCTCATGGCCATCTCCACGGGGTAGGTCACATATTGCTCGATGTCGGTAGTCGACAGGTTTGGTGATACGGTTATCACTTGCACCTGATTGTTGGTGATATCGGGCGTTGAGTCTACATTTATCGAGTTCATCGCCCATATCCCCCCAGCAATGATGGCTATCACCATCATGCCAATGTTGATCTTGTGTGTGATGGAGTAATGTATAATCTTATCAATCATGTTGTTGCGTATTTATTTTACTGCAAGTCTGGCAGAGTTGCTTCCTGTGCCATACACATGACCAGGCATAGCACCACATACTTGCGGCAGCTCAGTGTTGCCGAATAAAATAAGATGGAATTGTGCAGTGAAGAGATAAAAAATGGTGTTTTACAACTGTGCTGGCGGTGGCGGTCGCAGAGTGAATGCCTCGTCAGCCCATAGGGCAACATGTGGCGAGCCATAGTGGCGAGCGGCCGCGACACTGCCTGCGCAGTACAGGTTGATTGATGCCTCAAGTGTAGCCTGCGCGCAGAAACCTCGACAAGGGGTTGCCGTGCGATGCTTGCAAGGCTGCCGCAACTTGCTGCATAACAGTGGCGCGCAGTCACATGATGTGAGCACAAGATGATGTTGTATTGATTTGGTTGAATGCGACTGTTGGCCGATGTGCAAATCACCGGCCATGCTGAGTACATTGGCTGCCATGCACACACTCTGCGCATGATGATGATGGGGAAACGAGGTCACCACCAGCATGACGGCAAGCAGCAGTGAAAGGGCGGCTATGTGCTGTCGCTTTTTCATGTTGGCCACAAAGGTAACATAGCTTGAGTGCAACTCAGTTGCAAAAGATGCCGTTTCACCGGCCAATTGATGTTTTTACCCCGGTTTACCAAGGTTGCAATTTGCTATTTGCACACTTTTGGCTACCTTTGTGAAAAACAAGCAGAAACAACAACAGATATGCCAAAGAAAGAAATCAATCCAGAGTATCTCACATGCCCCATTAGGCAGGTCATTGCCCGTTTTGGCGACAAGTGGTCGATGCTCGTGCTCTACACGCTTGCCGAAAACAGCACAGGAGTGATGCGCTTCAGCGAGCTCCATGCCCACATGAACGATTGCTCGCAAAAGATGTTGTCAAAGACACTAAAGTCCCTGCTCGACAGCCATCTCGTGGATCGCAAGGTGTATCCCGAGGTGCCTCCACGCGTGGAATACGGGCTCACCGATACTGGCAAGTCGCTCATCCCGGCCATCGACACGCTCATCGCCTGGGCCAAGGAGCACTTCGATGCCGTGGTGAGGCCTTGAACATGACTGAGGCCAGGGTTGCGTCGTGTGCAAGCAGCCCACACTATTCTAAAATCAGCTTCCTTACCTCACAATTGTCCATTTTGGCAATTTCATTCATCGGTTTCTTGTAGTATACACTCTGAATGGCCTTGTTCACGATACCATGCCCCACAGCCATCACGGTTTTGCCTGCATAGTGAGCCACGATCCAGTCGAGAAACTCCTGGGCACGGGCTTTCAAGTGGGCCAGCGACTCCACGTCGCCAGGCCACTCGTTGAGATATTGCAGCGAGGGTATGTATTTCCCCGTCCAGCTGCCCCAGTCGCGCTCGCGCAGCAGGGCAGTGGTCTTCACACCTTGGTCGTGAGGCTTGGCAAGAATGCGGCAAGTATCGATCGAACGTTTCAAGTCGCTCGACACAAAGGCGTCGATTTTTTCATCTTTCATCTTCTGCGCCAGTTGCTCGGCCTCGGCTACGCCTGTTGCGTTGAGCTCACCTTGTGTTTGGCCTTGCATGATTTTGTTGGCGTTGTCGACTGTTTCGCCATGTCGTGTCAAGAGTAATGTTGTCATTTTCTATTTTTGTTTGTTTTGTCTGCAAAATTACAAAAAACATGATAACTTTGCGACACTATGGAAGAAGTATACTCAACCCACGGCATAGAATGTAAAATTCATGTGTATGGCGACACGACACGATGCCTGCCTGTGGTATATGTGCACACTTTTGAAAACCAAGGTCGTGAGATATGGAACGAGAGCTGCAAAATGCAGGCCAGGCAGCACGTGCTGGTAGAAATCGACGGTCTCGATTGGGACAACTATCTCGCCCCGTGGCCCACCGAGCAGCTGTTTAAGAACAATCCCCCCATGCGGGGACGAGCCGGCGAGTGGCTGCGACTGCTTGAGGGCGAAGTTATCCCTGCTGTCGAAGCGCAGTTGCATGTCACGCATCGTGTCATTGCAGGCTACTCACTTGCCGGCCTTTTTGCACTGTGGTCGGCCTACAACACTGGCATTTTCGCGGGCGTGGTTGCTTGCTCGGGCTCGTTTTGGTACCCCGATTTTACCAGCTATGTGCAGGCCCACGATTTCGTCACACTGCCATCGTGCATCTATTTCTCATTGGGCGACAAGGAAACCCGCCTGAAAAATCCTGTGCTCAACACAGTAGAGGAGCGCACGCGCTGGTTGTGCGAGCACTACAGCAGCATGGGGATCAACACAGTGTTTCAGCTCAACAACGGCAACCACTACCAGCAGCCGGCATGGCGCACAGCCCGCGGCATCACATGGGCCCTGAGGCAGTTATGATGAGCTTTTTTTCACGCTTTCTCGATGCTGAACCAGCCCGCATTAAAACTTCAGCATTTTTTCTATCGTATCGAGGTTGACTGTTGCAGTTGTCGAGATACGCTCAACTTGCATTCCACATTTTGCAAGAAGACGGTCTTTGATGTTGTCGCGCTCTTGCTGGGCTTCACTTTCCTTGTGAAAATGCCAGCCGTCAACCTCTATGGCCTTGAGCGGCTGCTTGGTGAGAGAATTGTAAATCAAGAAATCGACATGAGAGAAGGGACTCTCTACATAAGCCTTCTCCCGCTCGTCGAGCCTCATATTGCTGCCGATCAAATTTGACAGTGGATAGTGGCACAGGACCTCGGTGCTGGTAAGGCCCAATTTAGAAATGGCCGTGGTGAGCATGTCATACACAAGATTTTCTGACAGTTGACTCGACACCCCGCGATGAGCCTTCTCATAGGCAAGCCGCTGGGCCGTGTATTGCTTGTAGAGCAAGTCAAAAACCGAGTGTAGTTTACTCTCGCTCACATCAAAGTTGTTGTATTTCACGTAGGCTATGAGTTGGGCCAAATTGGAGTCGGGAGGCATCTCATTGCCGCTGGCAACAATGCACAGGCGTTTTTTAGCTCGTGATATAGCCACGTTCAACAGGTTGCCATCGTCAGAAAATTGGGTAGGCGAGTTGTCAACCATGCTCATAACAATGGTGTCGCATTCACGGCCTTGGTACTTGTGCACCGTGCTGGCAATGTTGCAGCCCAACGCCTTGTTGATTTCTTCGGCCTGTTGTCGATAGGGCGTGGTGATGCCCACACTGTCTTTGCCGCCATATTGAGGCATCACTTCTCGCACAATCACATCGATTTCGCGCTGGTTGAAGTGCTCGCGAGCATGATTGCCTGCCACTGTGCGCATCACCTTGAGTACATCGTCTTCACCATGATCAACAGTCATGGTTATCAATTCCCCATCATAAAAACGCCTGTTGCAGAACTCAATGATTTTAGGGTGGCAACGATAGTGCTCACGTAATAGTGTGACCGGGGCATCGTCGAAAACCTCGACGCACGATTGCAGAAAACTGTGGGTGACGGCATTGTAGCGTTCGTCTACATTGTAGGCATGCTGGATGACCCGCAATACCATTGCCTCCTCTTGGCTCACCACATTGGGAAGTTGCTTGTCGTCGCCCACAATCACAGCATTCAATCCACACGACAAAGCCAAGGCGCCAGTTGTGATGTCGACCTGCGAGGCTTCGTCCATGATCACATAGTCAAAAACCATGTCCTTGCCGATGCAATTCTTCGATGAGTAGGTAGTACTCAGTACGATAGGATACTCTTTCAAGAACTCCTCACTGCGCGATTTCAGGTCTTTAATCGTAAAGATTCTTCTGGTCGATGCTATGCAATGCCGTGCTATTTCGTTTCTCAGCAATGCCAGCGAGGATTCGCGCAGGTCGTGAGTGCTTTGCGTCATGTCAAGGTCGCGCAGTGTAGCGCCGGTGCTGGCAAGTTCTTCTTCTATCTCCGTCTTTCGGCTGTAGTAGTAGGATGTTTCTAAACTTGATACTACTATTCCGGGATTTTCCTTGAGTAGAGTGAACGCTCTCCATCCTGCTTGGCACGCCCATCTCAAGCGAAACCACAGACCGGGCCTGTGACCGCTCTCGGTCAACAGCTGGTAGCGGTGAAGCAGCCGCATGAGCCTGGCCGATTTGCAAGCACTCAACCGCACGACCTTGTCGTCGTGTTTCGCTTGCAACATTTTTTCGTATTTTGCTTCCTTGAGCAGTGCATCGCGTTCGGTATTCAGCTGCGCTTGCCGCGTTTGGGCATCAAAGCCGCGGCTCATCATGTCGAGTGCCTTTTTCGTTTTGGCTCTCGCAGGTTCCTCATCGATTGTCCACCTGTCCATGTCGGGATATGCAACCTGGTTGTCGATAAAGGCTTTCTTGTTTTCGGCACTCCCCAGTTTAGCGGCAATGAAGTCCAGACCCTCGCTACTGAGTTTTTCGACAATATTGTCGATGGCCGAGTTGTTGTTCGACACGACCAAAACGGTTTTTCCAGCCATCAGCACATTGGCGACAATGTTCAATATCGTCTGCGTCTTTCCTGTGCCAGGAGGTCCCTGGATGATACTCAGCTGGTGCGTCAATGCGGCTTCTACCGCCGATTTCTGACTCGAGTTGCAACCGAAGGGGTAGTACACTTGCCTTGGCATGTGGCGGGTTTTGAGTGGTGACTTGTCGCCCAGGTACTGTGCCAGTGGCACGTCGTCGCGATTCAAGTCGACCAGCTCATATTGCTTTGAAAGCAGGTTCTCGTCATTGTCACCTACAAGCCCAGTTTCGGCAGCCAGCTGGCACAGATAGCTCCACAGCGACCCGTTGGTCTTGTTGATGGGCGTGCGTGTGACATACACCTTGTTGCCCTCTATGTCTTCGTGATAGCCGGTAGCATGGGTCAGGTGGTAGAATGTGTGTGTGCCATCGGTAAAGCGCAACAGATGTTTCGCATCGGTTATGTGCTTATTCATTATATACACCCCTTTATCGTTGAGGTCTATTTCTTCGGGGTTAACCAGGTAGAGCAATCGTGAACGACTGTAATTGAACACCCGTGACCCTGACAAAAAACGCACTGCCCACATTCTGTTTCTCGTCACGCTTATCGAAGCGACTGCTTCGGTGATAAACTTCTGCCGTCCGCCTCGAGGCTCTAAATCTACAATCATACACTTCTTGGCATCCATAATAAGTCAAAAATCAATGATATGTCTGCTGCTATATTGGCTTATATATTGCACAGCTGCTGTGAGAAACAGTGTTGTTCCACTTGTTTCAACAGCCTCTCCATGACAAAAGTACAAATAATATTGCATTACCCCATGCCTTATTCAGTAATAAATGTAGGCTGTTTTTGGAGATAAATTTAGTAGTAAATTAATTGACAAGATCGTCCAGGATGTAACCATACAATCACATCATGTGGTGCAAGATTAGTAAAAATTTTTAACCTGTGCATTAAAAAAAATAATACAGATTCCTATAGGCGGGTTAAACTGGCAAATGCAAATGCAGCTTGTATTATTGTAGCCTTCTTGCTGGTCGACAAGTGTGGGACGCTCGGCAGTTGCGCCGTATTTGTCATAATCACGACGCACATTATTATTTCTGCCCCCGCCACTGCCTAAGGCCTGCTTGCCGCCATCGCCTTGAGTCCCTCCTTCAGGCTAAGCTGGTCCATCGCCTTGCGCAGGTTTTCAAATAAAGAGATTATTACTTACAAATATTCAAGGGGGAGTGGGATGTTTTTTTGAAAATATCTTTGTATTTTTGTGAAATAAAACAGGACTGATGTTGTGGAAGACGGCATTTGGTCGAAAGAGCAATATAAATTTTGCAGGGATTGAAAGAAAATAAAACAGCAAGACGCATTCTTAAGGCTTTGGGGGTCGTCGTGGTACTCGTGTTGGTGCTGCCGTGGACGCTCTACATCCCTGCCGTGCAACGAGTGGCCAAAGACTACGCGTGCGACTATGCCAGCAAGAAGACAGGCCTCGCGGTGAAAATGGACCGTGTGTTGCTCAAGTTCCCGCTGAGCGTGAGCATGGACGGCTTCTCGGTGCTGGACCAGGCCCGCGACACGATGCTGCGGGTGGCCAACCTCACCACAGGGGTCGAAGTGCTGCCCATGTTGCACAGCGACTTCAAGATAGGCAGTGCCAGGCTCACGCATGGCTACTACCGCATGGTGAGTGAAGACTCGGCGATGTGCCTCACAGCCGATATCGACCACTGCGTGCTCATGGGCACCGATTTGGATCTCAATCATCGTGT
This window contains:
- a CDS encoding efflux RND transporter permease subunit, producing MIDKIIHYSITHKINIGMMVIAIIAGGIWAMNSINVDSTPDITNNQVQVITVSPNLSTTDIEQYVTYPVEMAMSNLPGVEDLRSISRFGLSVVTVIFKEKMGTYLPRQLVQEKLNEVKDNIPEGFGTPEMGPISTGLGEILQYTLIADTGIYTAQELRTLQDWTVKRQLIMIPGVVEVNSFGGSVKQYEIAFSPAKLNALHVSINELFEALHKNNINTGGAYIEKDHKANFIRGDGIIKSLDDIKNIVVKNTSGVPITIGDAADEVHYGSPMRYGAFTQDGHEAVGGTILMLKGANSAEVIGKVKSRLSEIQRTLPPGVQIKPFLDRSQLIERTTSTIASNLTEGALIVIFVLVVLLGSLRGGLVTASVIPLSLLFAFILMRIFGVGANLMSLGAIDFGIIVDGAVIIVEGTVHELTKHLKGKDCRIASLSQNEMNQLTNKAASTMMHSAFFGQMIILVVFAPILFLEGVSGKMFRPMAFTFSFALLGAILLCLTYVPMVTTLSMRPLGRRWMWLTRVELCLERASHGVMSMLYSIYHPVLKCAMKHKVSTLAVSAILLAGSGIMLSRMGSEFIPSLDEGDIAMQTFLRPGSSLSETIKREQEVERVLLASFPEIKTVCARIGVADIPTDPMGFDYTDSFIILEKDRRRWKSAKTKKELIAKIEKRLSSLPGLTFSFSQPVELRFNELLTGVREDVAVVLYGENLDSLNAIGERMQAIISQVPGAKDVALERAAGLPQITINYDRKKLAQYGLDIEKINQSVSTGFAGAKAGEVQEGEKRFDLVLRLSQPYRQSIDDLKLLYVDTPSGQQIPLNEIANISYAPGPMQISRDRSSRRTYVGLNVRGRDISTVVGDIKKALDSTLTLPTGYRISYGGSFQNLQEAKSRLGIVLPVALVIIFVMLYSALKSVKQALMIYIAVPLSTMGGILALWLRGMPFSISAGVGFIVLSGVAVLNGLVLMNRFNTLEAAGITSIARRIYSGTRERLRPIMLTALAAMLGFLPMAVSESAGGEVQRPLATVVIGGLISSTILTLIILPVIYTLFNNKKTKK
- a CDS encoding winged helix-turn-helix transcriptional regulator, which produces MPKKEINPEYLTCPIRQVIARFGDKWSMLVLYTLAENSTGVMRFSELHAHMNDCSQKMLSKTLKSLLDSHLVDRKVYPEVPPRVEYGLTDTGKSLIPAIDTLIAWAKEHFDAVVRP
- a CDS encoding histidine phosphatase family protein gives rise to the protein MTTLLLTRHGETVDNANKIMQGQTQGELNATGVAEAEQLAQKMKDEKIDAFVSSDLKRSIDTCRILAKPHDQGVKTTALLRERDWGSWTGKYIPSLQYLNEWPGDVESLAHLKARAQEFLDWIVAHYAGKTVMAVGHGIVNKAIQSVYYKKPMNEIAKMDNCEVRKLILE
- a CDS encoding alpha/beta hydrolase-fold protein: MEEVYSTHGIECKIHVYGDTTRCLPVVYVHTFENQGREIWNESCKMQARQHVLVEIDGLDWDNYLAPWPTEQLFKNNPPMRGRAGEWLRLLEGEVIPAVEAQLHVTHRVIAGYSLAGLFALWSAYNTGIFAGVVACSGSFWYPDFTSYVQAHDFVTLPSCIYFSLGDKETRLKNPVLNTVEERTRWLCEHYSSMGINTVFQLNNGNHYQQPAWRTARGITWALRQL
- a CDS encoding AAA domain-containing protein — its product is MDAKKCMIVDLEPRGGRQKFITEAVASISVTRNRMWAVRFLSGSRVFNYSRSRLLYLVNPEEIDLNDKGVYIMNKHITDAKHLLRFTDGTHTFYHLTHATGYHEDIEGNKVYVTRTPINKTNGSLWSYLCQLAAETGLVGDNDENLLSKQYELVDLNRDDVPLAQYLGDKSPLKTRHMPRQVYYPFGCNSSQKSAVEAALTHQLSIIQGPPGTGKTQTILNIVANVLMAGKTVLVVSNNNSAIDNIVEKLSSEGLDFIAAKLGSAENKKAFIDNQVAYPDMDRWTIDEEPARAKTKKALDMMSRGFDAQTRQAQLNTERDALLKEAKYEKMLQAKHDDKVVRLSACKSARLMRLLHRYQLLTESGHRPGLWFRLRWACQAGWRAFTLLKENPGIVVSSLETSYYYSRKTEIEEELASTGATLRDLDMTQSTHDLRESSLALLRNEIARHCIASTRRIFTIKDLKSRSEEFLKEYPIVLSTTYSSKNCIGKDMVFDYVIMDEASQVDITTGALALSCGLNAVIVGDDKQLPNVVSQEEAMVLRVIQHAYNVDERYNAVTHSFLQSCVEVFDDAPVTLLREHYRCHPKIIEFCNRRFYDGELITMTVDHGEDDVLKVMRTVAGNHAREHFNQREIDVIVREVMPQYGGKDSVGITTPYRQQAEEINKALGCNIASTVHKYQGRECDTIVMSMVDNSPTQFSDDGNLLNVAISRAKKRLCIVASGNEMPPDSNLAQLIAYVKYNNFDVSESKLHSVFDLLYKQYTAQRLAYEKAHRGVSSQLSENLVYDMLTTAISKLGLTSTEVLCHYPLSNLIGSNMRLDEREKAYVESPFSHVDFLIYNSLTKQPLKAIEVDGWHFHKESEAQQERDNIKDRLLAKCGMQVERISTTATVNLDTIEKMLKF